Below is a genomic region from Salvelinus fontinalis isolate EN_2023a chromosome 2, ASM2944872v1, whole genome shotgun sequence.
TGAATCGGAAAAGAGAGATGCAGCTGGCAGACCCAACAACATCAAAAGAACACCACTCTCTCGGGTCTCCTGTAATTGTAAATATATGAGCCAAGCTGAGCGTAACGACAGACTATGATTCAGCCCTTCAGCTTTTGCAGGCCAGGGGACTTCAGCATgattatatgtatatgtatgcataatgtatcgttttttgtgtgtatgtatttgtttttggagaggggaaggggaaaaTAGTTCAGGGGAATATACGTACATTTTCTATATGGAGTAGTATGGATACTTTAATATTGAATATTTGATCGTTACAGCGTTGGCCACCTTAATGTGTTTTGGACTGGGAAACCTTCCACATACACAAGCAATGGCTGTCTGTATGTGACAGTTGGTTTGGCCTACATCTaggctttttttattttattttatttaacctttatttaaccaggtaggcaaattgagaacacgttctcatttacaattgcgacctggccaagataaagcaaagcagttcgacacatacaacaacacatagttacacatggagtaaaacaaacatatagtcaataatacagtgaaaaaaaataaaaaataagtctatatacaatgtgagcaagtgaggtgagataagggaggtgaaggcaaacagatatatgtataaataaataaaaatataaaaaggccatggaggcgaagtgagtacaacacagcaagtaaaataaaaactaaaaaacactggaatggttggtttgcagtggaagaaagtgcaaagtagagacagaaataatggggtgcaaaggagcaaaattaattaattaataaatacagtaggtaaagaggtagttgtttgggctaaattgtagatgggttatgtacaggtgcagtaatctatgagctgctctgacagctggtgcttaaagctagtgagggagaagaGCACACCATGACGCATCTATATATTTCTTTCGTTGAGTATTCCAGATTTCCCGACCGAGTGGGGAGAGGGAGCAATAGAAGAAACAAGGTGTTTGTTATGTTTCGGGATGTGGGATGGTATAGCAATCATGGCAACAGCCAATCGGATTTAGCCGGTGGCAGATGGAGCGGGTAATGTGTAGCCTAGCCCTAGACTGTGGACAGACTCTGCTGGGCAGGTTTAGCACACGCCCACTCTATATGCCCCGTCGACCATGGCTCTCACTCACACCAGAGCTGCGCCAGGGCCCGTTGCTCTGCCATTTGAGCCTCGTTAGCGCCCCCTTCAGCGAGGAGAGTGCTGGCGGAGAGAGGGTAGCGCCGGAACGACCACAGCCTTCTGTTCCCTCAGAAGGCCTGGGGACAGTAGTGTGTGTTCACTGAACTGGAAGAGGCCTTATGGGTGGCGCAGCTGCCCTGTTGCCTCTATGCTGCGATGAGGTGACATCCTTCCTGTTATCTTAGCCTTCTATGCTAGAGGGCGCTGTGGTCTGTTTACAAGTCAACTAACATGAgttacagtgttgtttgatgttgTCGTTGAAGTGATTGTTCTTCACTCCAAAATACCAGTTTTAGAAGATTCCTTGAAATGTGTCAACGCAATCTGTTGTGTTTGTGTAGATCCAGCTATATGTCTCAATCCCACATGGATGGGAAAGAAGAGAGCATTTTCTGAATAAAAATCTAAAATAGTTTCCAAATGACACCCACTTGGGACACAGTCAAAGATTGGGTATTGCAGTTCATAAAATTAGTATTACAGAATGACTGGCTCTAATGACTTACCCTCCTTCCTGTGTGTCCCCTCAGTTAGCCACTGACCTGCCTGAGGGATGGAGTCCCTCTTTGGGGGCGAGCTGGGCCTCCTGGGCGGGGGCGAGGGGCTGAGGGATGACGGCTGCGGCTTGGGGTCGGGGGTCAACTGGTCGGCCTCACCCATCCAAGACGACATGTACCCCTCTCACTTCGCCCTGGCCGCCGCCTACCATGACATCAAGACGCGATTGGCCAGCCTGGAGCGAGAGAACAGCAGCATCAAGAGGAAGCTGAAGAACTATGAGGTCAAGGTAGGTTGACTGATCTGTTCATGACagaggctacgtcccaaatggcaccctattccctttatactgcactactttaaaGGGAGgccctatggggcctggtcaaaagtagtgcactatatagggaatagtgtgtcatttggTTACACGGACATTGATTGGTCAGATAGTATGCAACACTGATGTTGTATGTCTACATCAGCCATCCAATGTCCCTTTTTGAATATTTTTAAGAGGCATCCCCCTTAAAAGGATAGTTCGGGATTTTAGCCCTTTATCTTCTTCCCCAGAGTTAGATTTACtctggataccatttttatgtatctGAGTCCAGTATGAGTGAAGTTGGAGGTAATTTCGCAAGAAAATGCTAACTAGCCTAGCACAAAGACTGGAAGTGCTAGTTATTCCCATATACTTCCAGTCATttcgctaatgctagttagcaaatGTGCAAATGCTAGGTAGCAACTTTCTCAAAACTGCATGCagatacataaaaatggtatccacgagttcatctgactgtggggaagtagataaagcttcattgccaaaatcccaaactatccctttaaaggtATCACTGATTTTACTTGACTGAATTGGTAAAAGCTATTCTATGGAACCTGTGCTTTTTCCTTTGTAATTGAGTTCGATCAGTGATTACtcacaggagaggaggaaggaaggattGATTTTGAAAGTATTGAAACATTCAGGCATACCTGAATGAGGCCATTATTCAGTTGAAACTCACAGTGGAAAGGCTTGTGGTAGGGGAAGGTTATTTTCTAACCTCTAATAATAATCTGACCTCGACTTGCACTGGTGTActctttttttcttctccttttgCTTTTTCCATCTCCTATCTTTGTGCTGTGACCCTCCGTGTCCTATTCTCACTGTCTTCCTTTGATCTACTTTCTCACCTACTCATCTCATTTTCCTCCTCTGTCCTTCTCTtgtacctctcccctcctcctctccctcagttCCCTATGATCAGTGAGTTTGAGGAGGAGAGGACCCTACAGTGCTGCTCCTGTGAACTCAAGGAGACCAGCCTACTGCAGTCAGAGACCACCAACCTGCAACAGAGAGTCAACTCACTCACACAGGAGGTAAGACAcggagggagagtggagggggtagaggaagagaggggagagtgaggagagaagagagggtggtgaggggagagagaggtaggagagtaaaatagggagaagaggagaaaagaggaagagGGGTGGGGAACTGCACATCGAACACATTTTCCTTTCTCCTACACTTTTCCTGTAATGGCATATTTTCTCTATTCCATCCAACAAATATGACCACTGCCCTGGTGAGAGGGGggctatttgggacacaccctCGCCGCAGGCTTTACTGCACGTCCGTAGAGAGGATGGCAGTGTGGCACTTTGGATTGCAAGTTTACAAACACGAGGATGCTTCTTCGTTCAAGCGTATAAAACTTAGACTTGCTAATATAAAAGATGGGTAAAACAAAAATGTTCCTTATAATTCCTCTAATTCTAATACCGTATAAGTGCAATAAATGAAGGCTGTTTTGTGTGCAGTAAATTCAAGTTATCATATGAGTAAGTGCAAGTAAGTGCGGTCAAAAAACTATACCGCTCCCCCGTCTAACCAAGACTCCTCCTCGTAGGCCCGACTTCCTCTCTCAAATAACCTTtcctataataatataatataataatataatataataatggcTTCACACTAATAATTCAACTAATAATGCTCTGGTTATTGTATACAAATTGGCTATTTGGCTCTAACGTTTCCCTTTGTATATCTCCACCTTTCCCTCAGCTCCAGAAGAGtaaagagcgagaggagagactggaggaTGTGATTCAGGCCTATGAGAAGATCCACATGGAGAAGAGTAATGTTCAGAGAGACCTGGACAAGATGGTGAGACGCAGTAGGAAACAGTGCTCCCTCCTGGACACTATGAGTAGTACGGGTAGAGCGATGGCGGGAGGGGACAGTATTATAGGCTAAAGCATTATAATGAAATAGAATCCTTTACATACAAATTTAAGCAACCACTATATTGACCATCAGTTTTCCATCAGCAAAGCAAGGTACCtcagaggtgtgtgtgcgtgtgtgagaccGCTACCTGCACACGTGTATGTACCctacatctgtgtgtgtctgtgtgtatgtaccctacatctatgtgtgtgtgtgctctccatCAGACAACACTAGCAGAGCAGCACATGGAGCGTATCTGTGGTCTGGAGTCAGCTCTGAGGCAGAGGGAGGGGTCCCTGCAGAAACTCAGTGCTCAGCTGCACAGCAAGAACATTCATTACCTACAGCTACACACCAGTCTGGACGTGCCTCGTGGTGAGTGTGTTTGTATGTTTGAGTGAGTGCggacgtgtgcgtgtgtgtgcgtttctGTATATGTTTCTCACTGTACCTGGATGTGTACTACAGAGCGGAACGGGCGGGGTCCGACCCTGCAGAGCTCTCGTAGTCTGGACGCCGTGTCCGACCTAAAGCTGCAGCGGTTGGAGGCGGAGCTAGAAGGGGCGCGGCAGCAGGCCCAGGGGGCGtgtcagagagagacggagatgaaGGAGGAGCTACAGAGGCTGCAGCAGGATGTACAGACACAGGTCAgatagtgacacacacacaggaggttggtggaaccttaattggggaggactggcTCATGGTATTGGCTGaagcagaatcagtggaatggtaacaTTACATTTGCTAcgtttcagccattattatgagtcgtcctcccctcagcagtctccactgacacacacacgtctgTCTCTGTCCAGCAGGAGGTGACTACACTCTGTGAGCACTGTGACGTGGAGTGGATAAAGAAGGCAGGAGATGAACAGTGAGTGACAGCTGCCCAGCTAATACTCCTGGCATGTAGCTACTGTATGTCAGTAGAATAACCACGTCtcaaatggaacactattcactatttagtgcactacttttgaccaggacccatagggtgtgGTGCCCTATAtatggaaaagggtgccattttggacactaTCCTAACATTGTCCCTCCTGTGCAGGGTGAACCTGGCATTGGCCTACACTGAactgacagaggagctgggtcGTGTGAGAGGTCTGGCTGTCAAACAGACTGAGATCCTCAGGAAGGCATCCCACGAGCAAATGGGTCAGTAGAAAACATGTGAATATTAAAGATTGTGCTCCATATGCACGCTGAATGGAGTGGAATTGCAGTATGCCCAATGAGGGTGCCAATAAGGACACTACTTGTGATAATAAAtgcaatttagcagatgctttcatccaaagcgacttagtcatgtgcatacattttacgtactggtggtcccgggaattgaacccgctatcctggcattgcaagcaccatactctaccagctgtgCTAAAGTGGCACCAATGGACTATAATAACCatcccattctctctcctccagtcctAAGACACTCCCCAGCCCCCCAGCGTCGCTCCCCGGCCTCCCAACGCCCCTCCCCAGAccacctccacccctctcctcccctctcaccttCCTCATCCCCTTCTGGTCCCGCTTCCTACTCCCCCACCGGCCTCTCTTACTCACCCACCGGCCCAGCCTCCTACTCCTGCCGTCCAACCAGCCAACGGTTGCGTGCCCGCTTCCAGGGGCGCCGCAGCTACTCGGAGGTGGCCGACTCGTCTGCCCACCAGAGGCCCCCACCCAGGCTACTCCGTGACCCAGTCTCCACCCTGCCCAAGCCCAGGAACATGGGGGAGCCTGGGGCATACTCCCGCCCGCCCAGGGTTACCCTGGCGGGGCACCCCCGGCCGGCCTCGGCCCGTGGAGCtgtaggaggaggtggtggaggaggaggaggaggaggaggaggaggaggaggagggggaagcaGCCTGAGCAGTAGTCCCCATCACCATGACCTGGAGCAGAGCTTCCCTCTAGCTGCAGAGGTACACACCACATGTGTATATATAACTTATATAAccttattttatacattttttaaacccACCACTCGTTTGGATGAGTTGTATTAGGGAGTAACATTTTAAAACATTAAAATAACCATTTTTATCCACAAAGGGGTGCCACTTCTGTCATCTGGAGGATTCCCCGGCCCCCACTCCACTGGTCACCCCGCCCCAGTCgtctgatgatgaggaggagtggAGATGCCCATCCCCGGTGGCCAGTCCTCCCAGGACACTG
It encodes:
- the LOC129828577 gene encoding TANK-binding kinase 1-binding protein 1-like isoform X2; protein product: MESLFGGELGLLGGGEGLRDDGCGLGSGVNWSASPIQDDMYPSHFALAAAYHDIKTRLASLERENSSIKRKLKNYEVKFPMISEFEEERTLQCCSCELKETSLLQSETTNLQQRVNSLTQELQKSKEREERLEDVIQAYEKIHMEKSNVQRDLDKMTTLAEQHMERICGLESALRQREGSLQKLSAQLHSKNIHYLQLHTSLDVPRERNGRGPTLQSSRSLDAVSDLKLQRLEAELEGARQQAQGACQRETEMKEELQRLQQDVQTQEVTTLCEHCDVEWIKKAGDEQVNLALAYTELTEELGRVRGLAVKQTEILRKASHEQMVLRHSPAPQRRSPASQRPSPDHLHPSPPLSPSSSPSGPASYSPTGLSYSPTGPASYSCRPTSQRLRARFQGRRSYSEVADSSAHQRPPPRLLRDPVSTLPKPRNMGEPGAYSRPPRVTLAGHPRPASARGAVGGGGGGGGGGGGGGGGGGSSLSSSPHHHDLEQSFPLAAEGCHFCHLEDSPAPTPLVTPPQSSDDEEEWRCPSPVASPPRTLGVMGVSSREPPPCPSFLAPNGPATLTCHLPGYLDADHAQSWPSINLWMETEENDARSCPLCQLTFPTGYPDDALIKHIDTHLENSKI
- the LOC129828577 gene encoding TANK-binding kinase 1-binding protein 1-like isoform X1, with product MESLFGGELGLLGGGEGLRDDGCGLGSGVNWSASPIQDDMYPSHFALAAAYHDIKTRLASLERENSSIKRKLKNYEVKFPMISEFEEERTLQCCSCELKETSLLQSETTNLQQRVNSLTQELQKSKEREERLEDVIQAYEKIHMEKSNVQRDLDKMTTLAEQHMERICGLESALRQREGSLQKLSAQLHSKNIHYLQLHTSLDVPRERNGRGPTLQSSRSLDAVSDLKLQRLEAELEGARQQAQGACQRETEMKEELQRLQQDVQTQQEVTTLCEHCDVEWIKKAGDEQVNLALAYTELTEELGRVRGLAVKQTEILRKASHEQMVLRHSPAPQRRSPASQRPSPDHLHPSPPLSPSSSPSGPASYSPTGLSYSPTGPASYSCRPTSQRLRARFQGRRSYSEVADSSAHQRPPPRLLRDPVSTLPKPRNMGEPGAYSRPPRVTLAGHPRPASARGAVGGGGGGGGGGGGGGGGGGSSLSSSPHHHDLEQSFPLAAEGCHFCHLEDSPAPTPLVTPPQSSDDEEEWRCPSPVASPPRTLGVMGVSSREPPPCPSFLAPNGPATLTCHLPGYLDADHAQSWPSINLWMETEENDARSCPLCQLTFPTGYPDDALIKHIDTHLENSKI